CCTTTGAAGCCGCATTGCTGCGCTTTGTGGCAAGCTTAGTCGCCTGTGTTTTATCGGGCGCCATTGTCTCAGGCCTAGGCTACGGTTACGCCAGCCTTTTGCTGGTGTTGGTATTAAATGTCGCGCTCATTTCACTGATCGGCTTTCGAGAGGGATTTCGACAATCCAGCATCGCTATTTTCGTGATCTACGCCACTGGCGCCATGCAACCGGACTTAAGCGTGTGGCTTAATGCGCTCGGCAGGCTTGCCGAGTCCGCTGTAGGTATCCTTGTGGGCTTATGTTTTGTCTTAATATTCATACCCCTTAGGCGCTGGTTAGCAAGCCTTAACTAACCCATCAAACCTCAATTGAGGCTAGACATTTTTAGCCTAGTTTGTTAGAGTGCGCACCGATAACAAATAATAATAATAATAACAATAATAAAATAATGTTCTTTACCCATGATACTTGTGCTATCAACGATCAGCTTATTGCCATCGAAACCTTGATAGAACAGCCCATTTTCACATCGCTTAAAACGCTAGAAGCACTTGCCCAAAAAGACAGTGCGTTTAAAGAAAAATTCAAGCTCGAAAAAGCGTATTTGCTCAGGCAAATGGCGGCACAAGCAAGGCTCAGAAGTCTTCCAGGGCATAGTGCGATCACAACAACCTTAAAAAGTGTTCACAAAGAAATGCTTGATGGCGACCAGCTGGCAGAGGCGCTCAGTGGACTAAAAACATACGACTCAGAAGAAGGCACCACCCCTTGGCAACAAAGCGACGAGGCGATAACGCTACAGCAAGAGTCGACGCACTCAATGTGAATTTAATACAAAAACTGTTCATCCCGACTAGCTTAAAAGAAACTGATTCAAATAAAAATACAACAAAGGATCATCGACATGACAAACCCCTCCACGAATGCTATTAACGCAGTAAAAAGCAATATTGAAAAGCTCCTAAACGAATTTCAGACTTTAAGCAAACAAATTGAGCTACAAGACGGCATAGAAGGTTATATAGCTCGGATAGAGGCTATCACCGAAGAATATAAAAGCTTCAAAACAGACATCCTAACTATACGACTTAGAGCAGGCTTACTAGACAAACACTCAACCAAACTCTCAGAAGATTACAGGCAACTTTCCGCTATCGAGAGTGCCGTCTTGGCAGTAAATTGCGAACTAAAACTCAAACTGTACAGCCTATCAATACAAATGATACTAGACAAACTTAACGATTTAAAAGACGAAGACAAAGCTGAGCTAGAAGCGTTACTGACTATCGTCAAGACGACAAGCACAAGTGATTTAATGAACGCTTACAAAAATAATGCAGGCATAGAAAAACTTAATGCGTTTACAGCGAGACTCAGGCGGGCTAAAGACAAGGCTGTCGATTATTTTTTGGCAAAAAACCATGAAATCACCATTAAAACAGCCAATCTTCGAAGGCGCTTTGAAAACCCAAATGAAAATATCAACGCCAGCTTAGCACTGCATAAAGAACTGACCGCCTTAGAACAAAATAGACTGGGCCTAAGGCTATGGAGAGACGATAACCGACACAGAGGAAGTAACTTAGTAAGACAAGCCTCAATCACAAGAGCATCGCTAATAGTCTTTACATTGAAAAATCAGGAGAGCATTATTAACTCCGTAAACAATACGCTTCAAAAAATTCTTCTTAGCCTTATTCACTCACACCTCAAAAACACGGCTAACAGAAAAAGCATTCCCGAATCACAGAGAGCTTGTATTTATAATGAGCTAAGTGAGTTATTCATCAGATTAAAATCAAAAGACACGCCTCCGGCGATACAACGCCATAAGAACACTACCGACATGTATAATGAAATCAACGACTGCCGTCGAATGCAAGAAATCATAATACAGGCATCCCTGCTTGAGCCAGACACTTTAGATATTTACAAAGACCTGCTTAACGACTTGCTAAAAGCCATGCAAGACATACTCACTGAGATTTACAAAAATACAGCTAGCGAAACCCTGGTTAATGCATTTAACCTCATCGCCTACTGGGCACGCGAACTATACACTTTATATTTTGAAATAAGGCATCAAGAAGCCCCCGCCACCTTAACAACAGCACCCAGCGATCGCCCTCAATCCCCGTGCTCTTTTGAAAGCAGTCTTGAAAACAGCAACGATGACGACGACATTGCCCAAGATACACAGCAGCAGCAAGCACAACAACCTCCACCGCCGCAAGTGGCGCGAGCAACAGTCACCACTCAACGCAGTATACTTGCAGAGCTTAGCGCTGTTGCAACACAACAAGCACGCCTAATTCAAGCCACGCAAGCATCTACCGTCGCAGTAGCAAATGCTAATACCGCAAACAACAGACCCATTCTCACCGCTTTATTTCCAAGGCAAGATAATTTAAGGCCTCCTACCGGAAGAAACTCAACTGAAATACCGCGTCATTACACCTTCCCAAAAGGTGAAGCCGCTAGGGTTGCAAGGGTTCTGTTCAGCCAGTCTCACGCTCAAGCCCAGCACATGCCGAGGATTGGCTGGGCAAGACCCGCCAGTGACTTAGAGGGAACGGAAGAAAATCCGACAAGGCGACAAAGACTGGATAACCCAGAAACAACACCAGAACAAGCAGTGCCAGAAACGCCACCAAGCGCTGCAGCACCCCAATCGCCTCAAACACCGAGGCGGGGTTTGTAATAAAAAACGAAAAGATCTTAATTTATGCAAAAAAACACATTAAAAATCCAAAATGAGTTGCTCAGCATTGTCGGCAATCAAAATGAAAAACTTCGGCACGCCATTAGATCGATACAAATAGAGCAGCCCGATCTAACACACCAAAACTTAGACGACAGGGAGTCCATGATGGGGCTTTGTGAAGAAGCTGTATTAATCCTCAACAGTGAAGCTCAGGAAGGCGAGATTTAGGATAGCCACCGGGGCACACTTTCTTGCAAGGCCCGAAGAAGCCCCCTGCTTCTTTGCTGAAACAAACCTAGCAGGCCTGTGACAAGAATAAAAAAACAGGCAAAAAGTCATTGACTTAAACGATTTTTGGCCTTAGTATTCTCACCCTCGATCGGGGCTATAGCTCAGCTGGGAGAGCGCTTGCATGGCATGCAAGAGGTCGGCGGTTCGATCCCGCCTAGCTCCACCAGTAAGCGATCGCAGAAACCAACCTAGGGTCCCCTTCGTCTAGAGGCCTAGGACACCGCCCTTTCACGGCGGCAACAGGGGTTCGAATCCCCTAGGGGACGCCATTTAAAAACGCAAGCCTATTAAGACAAATGCAAATTTAATAAGTAAAAAATAATCTCTAGGCAAATCAAAAAGACGATAATGACCTCTAGGCGATGAGAATGTTTATTTTCCGAATAACTGTTACACATCATAAAAATCTCGCTTAAGGTATCAAGCTGGTGATTTACCACTTTTGCGCGCTCCACGATATCCATATACCGTTTTACCATGACAAAATATTCTTCCAAGGAAGGGTGTTGCCAAAAAAACTTCGGCATATACAAAAAACTACTATTTAGATTAATGCGGCTTTTAAACATCAAGATATCACCAATAATTTGGCGAATTTTGCGTTGAGACAAGCCCAGCTCACCCGAGCCACTCAAGGTTGCCACGATCGGATTATATTTTTCGATCACGGCCTCAAGATCATTCTCATAAGCCTTAAGTTTAGTAGACAAAGAAATACCATACGCAAGACTGAGCTTCAAATCATCGTCATCGCTTTCCATCGTAATACACTCCACATTGAAATAATCATGCGGATATATCCTGGTTTTATCGGAAAATCGACAGCTAAAACCATCAAACACAGGGGCTTTAAACCAGCTTGTCGTAGCGGCTTGTAAAATAGCCAGAATAGGTTTCAATTCATAACGCTTAAACCCCCAAGTGATCAGCGTTCCATTAAAAAACACATAAAGCGAACTTTTTCGATCTTTAAAAATGACCTCAAGCACTCGATCGTGGCGATCGATCATGATGGAATACTTCTCCTTCAAAGCTTTTTCAACCGACCCTAAATCAAATTTTTCCGCAAGAGCATAGCTTAAACATTCCATAATCAATATTCCTCCATCGTGCTAACCAGGCTCTGCTTAAGCAAGCTGATAATCTTTGTTTGACAGCGCCCATCTCGCGAAAAATGCCGCTGGTTCACCTCTAGCTCAACACCCATATAGTTTGGATTGAGCTGGCTTTTTCGGATTGCGGTGGGCAAGCCATCGCTCGTGCCTAAATAGGGATAATTCATACGAACCTTTAAATCTGATCCTAAAACTAAAAGGTTCGCGCGCCATCGCTCGCAAAAAGCTTTTTCACCAATCGACCTTGGATCATATAAAAACCCCACATCGTTATCGCGAATCTGACCACCCAAAACCGGTGTAAAGGTGTGAGAAGCAATATGCAAAGGGTTCTTTAGCCTTACAACCTCAGATAAAACCGTATCACGATAAGGTTGATAGACCTCACTAACAAGCCTAAGTTTTTTTTCAGGCGATAAGCTGCTAGAAAACTCGGAAAAAACGGCCTTGTGATTCAAAGAGCGATTGAGATCAATGAGCAAACGGCTGTATTGTGCCGCGATAGAAAAATCAGAAAGTGGCTTGAGCGCCGTATATACAGCCAAAGCGCCAATATCATAACCGCGATGCGTGGACAAAACACGCTGCGCTTTTTCAAAGCAAGCCGAATAAGGGGCAGGAATCGCCCTGCTCGCATGTTCACAAGTAAGCAGCAATGAAAGTCTAGACATAAAACAATTCATTAGACCTCAAGCAGTCACAAAGCTGGCGATAAACGTCAAACATCGCAGCTTCATTAGCCCCACTTTTATCATAAGCTCGCAGCAAACGCTCAGACAAATTACCTTCCGAGAGAGTGTGTGCTATCGCGTCACGATATTCTTCGTGAATTTTGCCCGATATCTTTTCAAATAACGCTTTAAGCACTGCATTGGTCGAGGAGGCTTTGACCTCACAACCCAAAACCTCAAGATAAGTGGCATGATTAATTTCATAATGCATACCTTGCTCGATTGCCCCAAGATACATCGCTTTTAAATCAGGCAGGGCGACCTCACTCATTCGCTCAGCACTCACAGAACTTGCCAAGTCACGCACCAGTTCAGCAATAAAGTTTGCGCAGGCAATATCGGCCAACGGACACTCCTGCGAATCCATGATCCGAATTTCGATGGCATTACGATCAAAACGCGCAATCGCACCGCGAGAATTGAGCCATTCATACTGCAAAACCTTATTGGGATCATGACTGCTAATCGCCTCATACATCGGCATTAAAATATCCGCCTGATATTGATCTTTTGAGTGAACAGACTCAGGGATAACCTCGCCAGCAATAGCCGGGATCGCCTTTTGGTTCTTACCATAGAACTCAAGTCGCGTGTCTTTCACACCCGAAAGCTTAGCTTGCTTAAAGGGAGTGCTGGCGGCAAGCGCTGGAATCAGGGGTAAAACCAAACGAATCGCCGCATGCAAGACTGAAAACTCTTCATCGTTAGCAAATGGTAAATTGATGTGCGTACTTTGCAAGTTCGACCAACCATGCCCGCTGCAATTGAAAATTTTATGGTAAGTGTTGTAAATCGTTTTATCGCCATGCGGCCACAAACAAAAACCCGCCTCTGGATCAAACCAAGGATGCATACCCGTTGGCATCAAACAAGCGCCTTCTTCTCTTAAGCACGCTTGAAGAGTTTTAACGGTTTCATGAAAATCACCCGACAAACCGGACAAAGAGGCCCTAGGCCCATTGGTTTTGATTTCCACTACATGCAAAGCGAG
The Gammaproteobacteria bacterium CG11_big_fil_rev_8_21_14_0_20_46_22 DNA segment above includes these coding regions:
- a CDS encoding glutamate--cysteine ligase, with the translated sequence MASKPYSLFSVYGIEIEYMIVDVEHLNVLPICDKLLLKLAGKMENEVELGRVAVSNELALHVVEIKTNGPRASLSGLSGDFHETVKTLQACLREEGACLMPTGMHPWFDPEAGFCLWPHGDKTIYNTYHKIFNCSGHGWSNLQSTHINLPFANDEEFSVLHAAIRLVLPLIPALAASTPFKQAKLSGVKDTRLEFYGKNQKAIPAIAGEVIPESVHSKDQYQADILMPMYEAISSHDPNKVLQYEWLNSRGAIARFDRNAIEIRIMDSQECPLADIACANFIAELVRDLASSVSAERMSEVALPDLKAMYLGAIEQGMHYEINHATYLEVLGCEVKASSTNAVLKALFEKISGKIHEEYRDAIAHTLSEGNLSERLLRAYDKSGANEAAMFDVYRQLCDCLRSNELFYV
- a CDS encoding N-formylglutamate amidohydrolase encodes the protein MNCFMSRLSLLLTCEHASRAIPAPYSACFEKAQRVLSTHRGYDIGALAVYTALKPLSDFSIAAQYSRLLIDLNRSLNHKAVFSEFSSSLSPEKKLRLVSEVYQPYRDTVLSEVVRLKNPLHIASHTFTPVLGGQIRDNDVGFLYDPRSIGEKAFCERWRANLLVLGSDLKVRMNYPYLGTSDGLPTAIRKSQLNPNYMGVELEVNQRHFSRDGRCQTKIISLLKQSLVSTMEEY